A single window of Eucalyptus grandis isolate ANBG69807.140 chromosome 1, ASM1654582v1, whole genome shotgun sequence DNA harbors:
- the LOC104424858 gene encoding receptor-like protein 54, with amino-acid sequence MRIWLLLWLVFILAQTNPFSIGRNLVSGQCLAEDQKSLLLELKNSLNFNTSLSSKLVRWNQSNDSWDGVKCEGGQVTGLDLTNESIAGGLNDSSSLFRLKDLQRLNLAFNRFQFSEIPSGFGNLTNLVYLNLSNAGFTGQIPIGISRLTRLVTLDVSMLYFPGLTSLKLENPNLKMLIGNLIELRELYLDGVNVSTTGNELCNVLSSSLLKLQVLSMTNCYLSGPIESCSSLVKLRSLSVIKLGNNNLSTTVPEFFAFFGNLTTLHLSSCGLQGVFPQKIFQVQTLQTLDLSVNQLLQVSLPEFPENGSLQTLVLSFTSISGKLPYSIGKLRNLSTIALVNCSLGGNIPSSFTNLLRLTYLDFSFNNFSGSIPSLSKSKNLTQITLSHNKLTGPINSTQWESLLTLLNIDLGYNSLEGNIPLSLFALPSVQKLQLSNNQFSGQLMGSFNATLHMLDTVDLSNNNIGGELPMFIWKLQGLKYLSLSSNNFSGSLHINLVCQLKNLSYLDLSYNRFSINAINTASQVCPFPELRTLRLASCQLRTLPDFLAEQPRLVYLDLSNNHIQGKIPKWIWGLQNLQYLNLSSNLLDDIETLSLNLTSSLSVLDLHKNRLRGQMLPLPPSAIYMDFSSNNFTLVIPPAIGMSLSGAIFLSLSNNKFQGSIPKSICKAEYLEVLDLSHNNLIGNIPDCLVMESLKVLNLRNNFLDGSIFNITETCGLKTLDLSYNLLQGELPKSLANCTNLEVLDIGNNQIDDVFPCQLKSIASIRVLVLRFNKFHGKVGCPKPHGTWKMLQIVDISSNNFSGTLPAKCLTTWEAMKFNVDINHIQYPFLPFSGLYYQDTVSVTIKGLQVELVKILTIFTSIDFSRNNLDGPIPDALGDLKALHLLNLSKNAFSGPIPSSLGKLQQLESLDLSWNDLNGMIPPQLLDLNFLSFLNLSYNKLEGSIPAAKQFLTFSIDSFEGNGRLCGSPLPTKCSDPDSKGTDSSDTISTKDGKNDSDGWGSINFQFILVGLGFGAGAAVVVAPLTFWKTGQEWYDDLVDKLLEVVLPKMGFTYTRHHDDNFEGDEDFETSSTAILGGYGSNEFDEEEEDEEESWGRYCVFCTKLDLSVKKVIHDPKCTCYDSTPMSSSSSYSSSSSS; translated from the coding sequence ATGAGGATTTGGCTCCTCCTATGGCTGGTCTTCATACTCGCGCAAACCAACCCCTTCAGCATAGGCAGGAATTTGGTTTCGGGGCAGTGTCTCGCCGAAGATCAGAAATCGCTGCTGCTGGAATTGAAGAATAGCCTCAACTTCAATACTTCTTTGTCCTCGAAATTGGTCAGATGGAATCAGAGCAATGATTCTTGGGATGGCGTGAAATGCGAAGGGGGCCAAGTGACGGGGCTTGATCTGACCAACGAGAGTATCGCTGGTGGACTTAACGACTCATCGAGTCTTTTCAGACTCAAGGATCTTCAGAGGCTGAATTTGGCCTTCAACCGCTTCCAGTTTTCGGAGATCCCATCTGGGTTCGGTAATCTTACCAATTTGGTGTACCTGAATCTTTCAAATGCGGGCTTCACAGGACAGATTCCCATTGGAATATCACGTTTGACAAGGTTGGTTACTCTTGATGTATCCATGCTTTATTTTCCTGGGCTCACTTCACTGAAACTCGAGAATCCGAATCTAAAGATGCTTATTGGGAATCTTATCGAGCTGAGAGAGTTGTACCTTGATGGAGTGAACGTGTCAACCACAGGCAATGAATTGTGCAATGTGTTGTCTTCTTCGCTGCTGAAGCTTCAAGTGTTGAGCATGACGAATTGTTATTTATCAGGTCCCATTGAGTCTTGCTCTTCCCTTGTGAAACTTCGTTCTCTGTCGGTGATTAAACTGGGCAACAATAATCTGTCTACCACTGTCCCGGAGTTCTTTGCCTTCTTCGGCAATTTAACAACTCTGCATCTCAGTTCCTGTGGCCTGCAGGGAGTATTCCCTCAAAAAATCTTCCAGGTACAAACACTTCAGACCCTTGACCTATCAGTCAACCAGCTTCTTCAGGTTTCTTTGCCAGAATTTCCGGAAAATGGTTCTCTTCAGACACTGGTTCTTAGTTTCACAAGTATTTCCGGGAAGCTCCCATATTCAATCGGTAAACTCAGAAATCTGTCAACAATAGCATTGGTGAATTGCAGCTTGGGTGGAAATATCCCAAGCTCTTTCACCAATCTTTTGCGACTGACTTATTTGGACTTCTCATTCAACAATTTTAGTGGTTCAATTCCATCACTAAGCAAGTCCAAGAATCTGACACAAATCACTTTGTCCCACAATAAGCTAACTGGTCCGATTAATTCAACACAGTGGGAATCCCTGTTGACTCTTCTTAATATCGACCTGGGATACAATTCACTTGAAGGAAATATTCCTTTGTCTCTGTTTGCACTTCCATCGGTTCAGAAGCTTCAACTTTCCAACAACCAATTTTCTGGTCAACTGATGGGATCTTTTAACGCTACATTGCACATGCTGGATACAGTTGATTTGAGCAACAACAATATAGGAGGAGAACTACCGATGTTTATATGGAAACTCCAAGGGCTCAAGTACCTCTCACTTTCTTCCAATAATTTCAGTGGCTCATTACATATTAATTTGGTTTGCCAGCTGAAAAATCTTTCTTATTTGGACCTTTCCTACAATCGTTTTTCCATTAATGCCATAAATACTGCTTCCCAGGTGTGTCCATTCCCTGAACTTAGAACTTTAAGGTTGGCTTCTTGCCAGTTGAGGACTTTACCTGATTTCCTGGCTGAGCAACCCAGATTGGTATATCTAGATCTCTCTAACAATCATATTCAGGGCAAGATACCAAAATGGATATGGGGGCTTCAAAATCTTCAGTATCTTAATCTTTCGTCTAATTTACTAGACGATATTGAAACACTGTCACTTAATCTTACTTCTAGTCTGTCTGTTCTTGACCTCCATAAGAACCGCCTCCGTGGACAAATGTTGCCTCTGCCGCCATCTGCCATATACATGGACTTCTCAAGTAACAACTTCACTTTAGTCATTCCACCTGCTATTGGTATGAGTCTTTCTGGAGCAATATTCCTCTCCCTGTCTAATAACAAGTTCCAAGGGTCTATCCCAAAATCAATTTGCAAAGCTGAATATCTTGAGGTACTTGACCTTTCTCATAATAATTTGATAGGAAATATTCCTGATTGCTTAGTGATGGAGTCTCTCAAGGTGTTAAACCTGAGAAATAATTTCTTGGATGGGAGCATTTTCAATATCACCGAAACATGTGGTTTGAAGACTTTGGATCTGAGCTATAATCTATTACAGGGGGAGCTCCCAAAGTCATTGGCAAATTGCACAAATCTGGAGGTTTTAGACATTGGAAACAACCAGATTGATGATGTGTTTCCATGTCAACTGAAGAGCATTGCAAGTATACGTGTCCTTGTTTTACGATTCAACAAGTTCCATGGAAAGGTTGGATGTCCAAAGCCTCACGGCACTTGGAAGATGCTTCAAATTGTAgacatatcttccaacaatttCAGTGGCACTCTGCCTGCTAAATGCCTCACAACTTGGGAGGCTATGAAGTTTAATGTAGACATCAATCATATCCAATATCCATTCCTTCCATTTTCTGGACTTTATTATCAGGACACAGTAAGCGTTACCATCAAAGGTCTGCAAGTGGAGCTGGTGAAGATCTTGACTATTTTCACTTCAATCGACTTCTCACGCAACAATCTAGACGGTCCAATACCTGATGCTCTGGGGGATCTCAAAGCGCTTCATCTCCTCAACTTATCAAAAAATGCGTTCTCAGGGCCAATTCCTTCATCCCTAGGAAAATTGCAACAGCTTGAGTCCTTGGACCTTTCATGGAATGACCTCAATGGGATGATTCCCCCACAGCTTTTAGatctgaattttctttccttcctgaACCTCTCATACAATAAGCTTGAAGGAAGCATCCCAGCAGCCAAACAATTTCTCACCTTTTCAATAGATTCCTTCGAAGGCAATGGCAGATTGTGTGGATCACCGCTGCCCACAAAATGCTCAGATCCCGATAGCAAGGGAACAGATTCCTCAGATACCATCAGCACTAAGGATGGGAAGAATGATTCTGATGGTTGGGGAAGCATTAATTTCCAGTTCATTCTTGTCGGTTTGGGGTTCGGGGCAGGCGCTGCGGTGGTTGTTGCACCTCTTACCTTTTGGAAGACAGGCCAAGAATGGTATGATGATCTAGTGGATAAGCTCCTCGAGGTGGTTCTTCCTAAGATGGGATTTACGTACACAAGGCATCACGATGACAACTTTGAGGGAGACGAGGATTTCGAAACCAGCAGCACAGCTATCTTAGGCGGCTATGGTAGCaatgaatttgatgaagaagaagaggacgagGAAGAATCTTGGGGACGGTATTGTGTGTTCTGTACCAAGCTAGACCTCAGTGTGAAGAAAGTCATACATGACCCAAAGTGCACATGCTACGACTCGACACctatgtcttcttcttcctcctattCATCCTCGTCTTCTTCATAG
- the LOC104424940 gene encoding transcription factor bHLH140, with translation MFMEHHCLQNNPNPDPSANAPPSSSSPDKLGDRRRSPSARNVKTRGGRSGPLRLSTDPQSVAARRRRHRISDRFKILQSLVPGGSKMDTVSMLEEAIHYVKFLKAQIWLHHAVFEGRAGWSDLVPACSAPLPRRLTSGLRWLRASSPTAPLRASWTSIIMRRRRRRA, from the coding sequence ATGTTCATGGAACATCACTGCCTTCAGAACAACCCCAACCCCGATCCATCCGCAAatgctcctccttcttcatcatCCCCGGACAAGCTCGGCGACAGGAGGAGATCGCCGTCGGCCCGGAACGTCAAGACCCGAGGCGGGAGATCGGGGCCGCTCAGGCTCTCGACCGACCCGCAGAGCGTGGCcgcccggcggcggcgccaCCGCATCAGCGACCGGTTCAAGATCCTGCAGAGCCTCGTCCCCGGCGGGTCCAAGATGGACACGGTGTCGATGCTCGAGGAGGCCATCCACTACGTCAAGTTCCTGAAGGCTCAGATTTGGCTCCACCACGCCGTGTTCGAGGGCCGAGCCGGTTGGTCCGACCTCGTCCCGGCCTGCTCGGCTCCCCTCCCCCGGCGGCTCACCAGTGGGCTCAGATGGCTCAGAGCCAGCAGCCCGACAGCGCCTCTTCGAGCTTCGTGGACGTCGATCATCAtgcgacgccgccgccgccgagcttAG